In Cataglyphis hispanica isolate Lineage 1 chromosome 19, ULB_Chis1_1.0, whole genome shotgun sequence, the genomic window AGCgagttacatttattaaatcagcGAAAAATTCAAATGGCGAGGCAAAATATGCACGAATTCatgcatattaaaaagtcATTATTGTCCGCAAATAtcgcaataaaacaataattcccGTACCACATTTCTGCTTCAAATGAATATATCGCGGAAAATACGCACTTTAAATATCTGCGTGCGATTCACGCGTATTCTTTGCCTCGTCCTTTGAATTTTTCGTCGATTCAAGTGTAATAGTCGTTAACCTTTCTCACGCAGAAAACGAGCATACAAATCACAGAATTGATAAAGATATAACGAAAAGCTGCTGGAAGCGTGAATCGTTCAACAATTAATACGAAATATAAGCAACAGAATATTCCACAGACCttgtaatatgttaaatattttataatgaatgaaCGAATTACTCCGCGCGATGTCTCAACGCCAGTTTCTTGCGACGTAATGATCGTAACTCCGTGGCTGTTATTACGCATGAAGTACGCTGTCCTTGACGCCTAGAGTGGGGGGGTAAGGCGCGAAGGCCGCGAAGGTCGCGGAGCGTTCTTCGTCACTTGACGTCACACATTCCTCCGAAACGTGAGCACGGAAAGTTATACCGGCAGAGGTCAACGCGATCGTTCCTTtcgattattgtataattagtGATTATCAACTCGCGCGATGAATACCTGCGACTACAGGGATCGTAAGCGTATCGGCAAGTAATaacaatcataaattattgcgtTCCAATGTTTAgagtgataataatttatttaatgcttgGATGCGAATATATCACGCATCGCGCTTTGAAATTTCCgtcgatttaaatataatttgcgagTCGAGAGCACATAGAATAGAGTACATAAATTATCGAATGAAGCTATTCAAGCAAAGAAAAGCCAAAATATATTGACCGCGTTTATtaacaatacatttatttcgcCGGATTTACGTTCGAAATATATTGCGCGtgcaatattgaaatttgattgtatattttcgaataatacATCGATATTTACCAACCATTACCTCGattgttgtaaaaaatatcgcgtaGCATTAAAGTAAAGTCgccgaaattattttaaaattcgcaGGTTAGGTTCTGAACAAAGCGTCTCTCGCAGATACGAGACGAAACAATTCGCATCGTGacgcatttaattaatataaatacgttCGATTAATCGTgctcaattaattattaagttcGTGTTATAATTTGCTATCAATCGTTTACCATACATCGTTGTAACTTGTCTAAATttcgtgaaatttatttcatcgaaATCTGTCTGGCTAACCATCGATAAAGCGATTACATACTTTCAAATATTACGGATattcatctttaattttaatttatacattaatttatttataatttatgatgcaagatattaaaatgagTTTAAAATGCCAGCATATGTTAATCGTTAAGGTTAAAGATAGTATTGCCGCAGCAATTGATGCGTAAATAAATCTACCGTGATTTTcgagggaaaaaaattatagtttctcGCAACGTATAGTTTTCGCGTTGTCCCATCAACGCAATATGATAAAGTGCATGTCACGTGTGATTAATGTCGGGAGTACCGTGTAAAGTGCCGCGCGATTATAGTATTTTGCTGAATAATACGTGTGCGGTCGTAATTACTTGTGTTTTCGCGATTAAATGGCATGAAGAAATAGCAAGAGATGaacaagaaagaagaagaaggagaaggaggtCCGGGAAGGCATCAGGCGACGGCGAAGTAACCagaggtaaatattttataacttgtttaatttattgtttattactggtgaaaattaattgccCGTTTATCTTCGCCATTCATTTTAcaacattatataatgaatatataaaatattttatattctattttaaaatatttaaaatatttagtaaaatatttataataaataatttctatataaatatgtaaagtattttgacattatttaagatttataattattcagataatttgtatataaaatttaatttttatttcattttataaaaattaatataaaaaaactttgtttcgggaattatgtaatattttattatctgctTAAAggatgaatgaaaaattgaattgcctgaaataattatttttttttaaatataaattattttcgacactgctttatgtatacaatttgcatacatttatattttacagatcaTCTTTGTGTACAACTCCGCCGTTGCGCATCGTATCGGTgagtgtttaattatttttatgttttgtatataaaaaataatatataaaaaatacctaatttaatttccaaattaactttatttctattgaaaatttaattgattttactgtatgattataatattatgggAGTTACACACATCCTGTATATAGAAGTTAATAGTATCaacatttcatttattaacaaaacagattaacaataaattgattctaatatttattgccAAAATATTCcttgaataataatactatttcttgaataataatgcaaaataataatacaaaaataattatattatttttcttaataaaaaaaaaataatttgtgagagagaatattcataattatatatatatatatatataaaaattaaaaaattaaataaggatCAATAAATCTTGAGGATCTTGCgcatattctctttttttccgctTTCAAAAAAGATCCCGCTATTTTAGCCAGTATCACCTTTCTAAATACAAAGTGCCAGGTGCGGGGACTTTTATAGGAAGTATCCTTTCGCTTGGTACTTCGAGAGATGCTTGTAAGACGCAACGATAAAAACAGAGGGGAAAAGGCACGAAGAAAAGGGATAGCGCGTCCTGCGTTGACACTCTTTAAAAACTTTCATTCCCAACTTTGTTGAAAAGCTCCCCGCTGCCTCTCTTCCGACCTCTGTCTGCTCTTCGTCCTTTCTTCCTTGCTAGACGACAATCAACCTCTCGCCCTATCCTCTCCACCGCCTTCCCTCCATTCTCGTCGGCGTCCCTTATTCCGGCGTAGCGAGTGCATACAGTGAGAATGGGCTCGCGACAATGCAGAGCTTTAAATTAGACCGTAGCGTCAGGAAGTAGAAAGAAAAGGGTGGTATATCGGTGCAAGAGAGATGGAAGAGCAAAGGTGAAGGAATAAGGACTAAAAGGGATAGAGAGTTAGCGAGAGGTTGCGGCGGACAAAATTGCGGGCTCTCGCAAACCGCGGAAGGCAAGGTTGTGCGATCAAGAACGATTCCGGAGGGGATGAGAACGATTAAACTCACAGGCAAACACAATGTGGCTCTGAGAGAAATCTTTGGTTTGACCGTTCCGTTTCGCTTCCTACCGTAGTAGAGCACAAATAAACGCTCCGTCCATGAATCCTAAGAAATTCTCCATTCttagataaaaatcaattatatttaaattttaataagatttattttaataatatcattttaataagatgCCTCAATAATcactaatttcaaattataaatattaaaagaatataaataaaattttcttctatacttaaataaaaatcaattaaaataaaatatgcctaaaataaattgtaaaagacCTTTATTTcaggtatattttattttaactggtttttatatttaaaacacgtCCCTGCAaacagagatatattttttgtgaaattttattttcccgcTAGTTTTATACGATTTAAGGAACACCTGCACGTAAAAAtctgagaaaattttaaaatatcttgaaaaaaaatttttttctttttaaacaattttttttcaattctttaaactttacaattattatatatcaatggaTATTCTTGAGAAAACAATGATACATgagcacaatatttttt contains:
- the LOC126856533 gene encoding uncharacterized protein LOC126856533 yields the protein MSGVPCKVPRDYSILLNNTCAVVITCVFAIKWHEEIARDEQERRRRRRRSGKASGDGEVTRDHLCVQLRRCASYRHAPRCTYAKLHAANLRKCAFEIRMTSRFE